In Nitrospira sp., a genomic segment contains:
- the ubiA gene encoding 4-hydroxybenzoate octaprenyltransferase, producing MSSPSGSPSPSSGIPWSALARLIRLPNQTGTYLLLLPTMWGLVLADRGIPPLHLLVIFIAGSFLMRSAGVIMNDLADQSFDRQVTRTKTRPLASGEISRRHAVLLLSLLLIVAVSLLFFLRPIVTWLAPIAFVLAALYPYSKRWIHIPQAMLGIAFGWGTVMAWAAVRGQLDAPVWCLFGATAAWALAYDTIYAIQDQEDDRRIGVKSAALYLGSSVHQGVGLAFGVMLTFLTAAGWLAELGWPYYAALSGVAVFFLLQIGRLRRPMTPTHAFDMFRKHVWVGLAILAGLLAGVLT from the coding sequence ATGTCCAGTCCGTCAGGATCACCTTCTCCTTCCTCTGGGATTCCTTGGTCGGCTCTTGCCCGATTGATCCGACTGCCGAACCAGACCGGTACCTATCTCTTACTCCTGCCCACGATGTGGGGGTTGGTACTGGCCGACCGTGGGATTCCCCCACTCCATCTATTAGTCATTTTCATCGCCGGATCGTTCTTAATGCGGAGCGCGGGTGTGATCATGAACGATTTGGCGGATCAATCATTCGACCGGCAAGTCACTCGTACCAAAACTCGTCCCTTGGCCTCAGGTGAGATATCCCGACGCCATGCGGTGCTGCTGCTCAGCCTGCTCCTTATCGTGGCGGTAAGCCTCCTGTTTTTCCTTCGGCCTATCGTGACCTGGCTTGCGCCAATCGCGTTCGTGCTCGCAGCCCTCTACCCATACTCCAAACGATGGATTCACATCCCGCAAGCCATGCTTGGCATCGCGTTTGGCTGGGGAACGGTCATGGCATGGGCTGCGGTGCGAGGGCAATTGGATGCACCGGTCTGGTGTCTCTTTGGAGCAACGGCCGCATGGGCCCTGGCCTATGACACAATCTACGCGATCCAGGATCAGGAGGATGATCGTCGCATTGGAGTCAAGTCGGCCGCGCTATACCTCGGGTCTTCCGTTCATCAAGGAGTGGGCTTGGCGTTCGGTGTCATGCTGACCTTCTTGACCGCAGCAGGGTGGCTCGCTGAGCTGGGATGGCCATATTACGCGGCTCTCTCCGGCGTGGCGGTATTTTTTCTGCTTCAGATCGGCCGGCTGCGAAGGCCGATGACACCGACTCACGCATTTGACATGTTCCGGAAGCACGTATGGGTCGGTCTCGCGATACTCGCCGGACTCCTTGCGGGGGTGTTGACCTAA